A window from Drosophila yakuba strain Tai18E2 chromosome 3L, Prin_Dyak_Tai18E2_2.1, whole genome shotgun sequence encodes these proteins:
- the LOC6532506 gene encoding adenylyl cyclase X E isoform X1 has protein sequence MDPDHSENVVDYRSLGNMPGYEWKLLRYKCRDLRLEGVYHRHLQLVSAAVVTQLIIVIEILMLIHVILLFSVVKDIDFLTVLPYFAVMLLTPSILMPSRESNVEQYEVIAILVSCLMAVLLTAMDLILPICYFRAFNLIPNFDHVVIVLVYLMFPIAFVENGRAYLLGLAVSLVYFAYMTFMVNINTHDEVWELTAYGAYLFFLNMLSMSLSGFREYNMRSGILSRYQLVYQNLVLQMAMKQEKALMDSIIPATLARFLQDTIASHIEEDPSNLIPFTKTRHLFMEPHPEVSILEADMVDFTNLTTTMDVSELVAILHELFVNFDLAANHNRATRIKFLGDSYTCVTGIPSYFATHANACVNQALDMIEISREASQRRNKRIELRVGVHSGEILAGIIGLTKWQFDIWSKDVDITNRLESSGLPGKVHISSRTLGLLDNHYVYEEGTETAKQDPLLQRSNLSTYLIRSRLPNFEDSDDLEDDNISQNDYNFSFIFTQDYEDIQVKAQRDMILEVEHMPLNRVQACKIRRPLHRMAKKDINEEYRFHLESYYLFTTFRSWKMEWSFSKMRDLLMKYSLGMMVLAGATIIAMNLLHTKAAMDYTMLFGLFLLILLALLLASYKKLWLRGRRLTPMTQPSTFLSRWLIKISNLIEMSVFVRVPLGIVVLFMLYIMSSASVLSCDIARLELQIIDSELHNLKPQMICFMPWPVTYAVIIVLSLMLVIIGIPLIIKLTVGLAIVGCHMITVYAYYGFAFERSETTNVGMTSSLAHSWYLIAFFIMVVVREGNLNYILKASYLYLYMSLCFEKKHKQTKVKTRTIKIIMANILPTHVAEVFKVRRRSDQLYYENFSHVAVMFATIENYEADHSGLRALHEMICYFDELLLNYQTWYKIEKIKVMGWTYLAACGLDVDHYTDLAVSVPISANPEADKVQKSTSVRFAPMDDDDYDTKSRERLPSQATINETDNTVLVMTEFALNLLRIMRDIQSKGIFFEKDSKLTGSLKIGIAHGPVMAGVVGLSKPHYDIWGHTVNMASRMTSTGVLDGIHVTDSTSNILQDFNIRCTFRGMTFVKGVGQVPTYLVDLDENLHFQHISRNNDSHMGSIVSVQWLDEKRAEK, from the exons ATGGATCCAGACCACAGCGAAAATGTAGTAGACTACCGCTCTCTGGGAAACATGCCGGGGTACGAGTGGAAACTCCTGCGG TACAAGTGCCGCGATTTGCGTTTGGAAGGCGTTTATCATCGGCACCTGCAGTTGGTTTCAGCGGCGGTTGTAACCCAACTTATTATAGTCATTGAAATTTTGATGCTCATTCATGTGATTTTGCTGTTCAGCGTGGTTAAG GACATTGATTTTCTCACTGTGCTTCCGTATTTCGCGGTCATGTTACTCACTCCATCTATTCTGATGCCCAGCAGGGAGTCCAACGTCGAGCAGTACGAAGTCATTGCCATTTTGGTCAGCTGTTTAATGGCCGTTCTTCTGACTGCGATGG ACTTGATACTGCCCATCTGTTACTTTCGTGCATTTAATCTGATACCAAATTTCGATCACGTAGTGATTGTCCTGGTCTACCTGATGTTTCCAATAGCCTTTGTGGAAAATGGCAGAGCTTACCTTTTGGGCCTAGCCGTTTCACTGGTGTACTTTGCTTACATGACGTTCATGGTCAACATCAACACACATGATGAAGTGTGGGAGCTAACGGCGTATGGGGCGTATCTGTTTTTTCTAAACATGCTGTCCATGTCCCTATCCGGATTCCGGGAGTACAACATGAGAAGCGGAATACTCAGTCGTTACCAGCTGGTGTACCAGAACTTGGTGCTTCAG ATGGCAATGAAACAGGAAAAGGCCTTGATGGACTCAATTATACCAGCAACGCTGGCGAGATTTTTGCAAGATACCATCGCCAGTCACATTGAAGAAGATCCGTCGAATCTTATTCCATTTACAAAAACACG ACATCTCTTTATGGAGCCCCATCCGGAAGTATCTATTCTAGAAGCCGATATGGTTGACTTTACGAATCTAACGACCACTATGGACGTTTCAGAACTTGTGGCCATTCTGCACGAGTTGTTCGTAAATTTCGATTTGGCCGCCAATCACAACAGGGCCACGCGCATCAAGTTCCTGGGCGACTCGTACACCTGCGTCACTGGGATTCCCAGCTACTTTGCTACCCACGCCAACGCCTGTGTGAACCAGGCTCTGGACATGATTGAGATAAGCCGCGAAGCCAGCCAGCGACGGAATAAGAGGATCGAACTTCGGGTCGGGGTGCACTCGGGAGAGATACTCGCTGGGATTATTGGGTTGACCAAGTGGCAGTTTGACATCTGGTCAAAGGACGTCGACATCACCAATCGGCTGGAGTCCTCCGGACTTCCTGGAAAGGTGCACATTTCTAGTCGCACACTGGGCTTGTTGGACAACCACTATGTGTATGAGGAGGGTACCGAGACGGCCAAACAGGATCCTCTCCTGCAACGTTCTAATCTAAGTACCTACCTAATAAGAAGTCGACTTCCAAATTTCGAGGACTCCGATGACTTGGAGGACGACAATATCTCGCAGAACGACTACAacttcagttttattttcacCCAGGATTACGAAGATATCCAGGTGAAGGCGCAGCGCGATATGATTCTCGAGGTGGAGCACATGCCGCTGAACCGAGTTCAGGCGTGCAAGATCAGACGCCCGCTGCACCGAATGGCTAAAAAGGACATCAACGAGGAGTATCGATTCCATCTGGAGTCGTACTACCTCTTTACCACTTTCCGCAGCTGGAAGATGGAATGGTCCTTCAGCAAAATGCGGGACCTGTTAATGAAATACAGCCTGGGGATGATGGTCTTAGCTGGAGCCACTATTATAGCTATGAACCTACTCCATAC AAAAGCAGCCATGGACTATACCATGTTGTTTGGTCTGTTTCTGCTCATACTCTTGGCACTCCTGCTGGCTTCCTATAAGAAACTTTGGCTTCGTGGCCGCCGACTCACGCCCATGACGCAACCCTCCACCTTCCTAAGTCGCTGGTTGATCAAGATCTCCAATCTGATCGAGATGTCGGTGTTCGTTAGGGTTCCATTGGGGATTGTCGTGCTGTTCATGCTGTATATAATGTCTTCGGCATCAGTG TTGTCTTGTGATATAGCCAGGCTTGAGCTGCAAATTATAGATTCCGAGTTGCACAACCTCAAGCCCCAGATGATTTGCTTCATGCCCTGG CCAGTGACGTATGCAGTAATCATTGTGCTTAGCCTTATGCTGGTCATCATTGGCATTCCGCTGATCATAAAGCTAACAGTGGGTCTGGCCATCGTAGGCTGCCATATGATCACGGTTTACGCCTACTACGGATTCGCCTTTGAGCGATCGGAAACCACCAATGTGGGCATGACATCGAGTCTGGCCCACAGCTGGTACCTGATTGCCTTCTTCATCATGGTGGTGGTGCGCGAGGGCAACCTCAACTACATCCTGAAGGCGAGCTACTTGTACTTATA CATGAGCTTGTGTTTCGAAAAAAAGCACAAGCAGACCAAGGTCAAAACCCGCACCATCAAGATCATCATGGCCAACATACTGCCCACCCACGTGGCAGAGGTGTTCAAGGTGCGTCGACGCAGCGATCAACTGTACTATGAGAACTTCTCCCATGTGGCCGTGATGTTCGCCACCATCGAGAACTACGAGGCGGATCACTCGGGACTGCGGGCTCTCCACGAGATGATCTGCTACTTCGACGAACTCCTGCTTAACTACCAAACCTGGTACAAAATCGAGAAGATCAAGGTGATGGGCTGGACATACCTAGCGGCCTGCGGCCTGGACGTCGATCACTACACGGACCTTGCGGTCAGCGTTCCCATCTCAGCAAATCCCGAAGCCGATAAGGTCCAGAAATCga CTTCCGTTCGATTTGCCCCGATGGATGACGATGATTATGACACAAAGAGCAGGGAGCGGCTCCCCTCCCAGGCAACCATAAATGAGACTGACAATACAGTCCTGGTCATGACTGAATTCGCTTTGAATTTACTTCGCATCATGCGTGATATCCAGTCCAAGGGGATTTTCTTCGAAAAGGATTCTAAACTAACTGGCAGCTTAAAGATTG GCATCGCCCATGGACCTGTGATGGCCGGTGTTGTGGGGCTCTCCAAGCCGCACTACGACATCTGGGGACACACTGTCAACATGGCCTCCCGGATGACTTCTACGGGAGTGCTGGATGGCATTCACGTGACCGACAGCACCTCCAATATCCTGCAGGACTTTAACATTCGGTGCACTTTTCGAGGGATGACCTTTGTGAAGGGAGTGGGCCAAGTGCCCACTTACCTTGTCGACCTGGACGAGAACTTACACTTCCAACATATTAGCCGGAATAATGATTCGCACATGGGCAGCATTGTCTCCGTGCAGTGGTTGGATGAAAAAAGAGCTGAAAAATAG
- the LOC6532506 gene encoding adenylyl cyclase X E isoform X2, producing the protein MDPDHSENVVDYRSLGNMPGYEWKLLRYKCRDLRLEGVYHRHLQLVSAAVVTQLIIVIEILMLIHVILLFSVVKDIDFLTVLPYFAVMLLTPSILMPSRESNVEQYEVIAILVSCLMAVLLTAMDLILPICYFRAFNLIPNFDHVVIVLVYLMFPIAFVENGRAYLLGLAVSLVYFAYMTFMVNINTHDEVWELTAYGAYLFFLNMLSMSLSGFREYNMRSGILSRYQLVYQNLVLQMAMKQEKALMDSIIPATLARFLQDTIASHIEEDPSNLIPFTKTRHLFMEPHPEVSILEADMVDFTNLTTTMDVSELVAILHELFVNFDLAANHNRATRIKFLGDSYTCVTGIPSYFATHANACVNQALDMIEISREASQRRNKRIELRVGVHSGEILAGIIGLTKWQFDIWSKDVDITNRLESSGLPGKVHISSRTLGLLDNHYVYEEGTETAKQDPLLQRSNLSTYLIRSRLPNFEDSDDLEDDNISQNDYNFSFIFTQDYEDIQVKAQRDMILEVEHMPLNRVQACKIRRPLHRMAKKDINEEYRFHLESYYLFTTFRSWKMEWSFSKMRDLLMKYSLGMMVLAGATIIAMNLLHTKAAMDYTMLFGLFLLILLALLLASYKKLWLRGRRLTPMTQPSTFLSRWLIKISNLIEMSVFVRVPLGIVVLFMLYIMSSASVLSCDIARLELQIIDSELHNLKPQMICFMPWPVTYAVIIVLSLMLVIIGIPLIIKLTVGLAIVGCHMITVYAYYGFAFERSETTNVGMTSSLAHSWYLIAFFIMVVVREGNLNYILKASYFMSLCFEKKHKQTKVKTRTIKIIMANILPTHVAEVFKVRRRSDQLYYENFSHVAVMFATIENYEADHSGLRALHEMICYFDELLLNYQTWYKIEKIKVMGWTYLAACGLDVDHYTDLAVSVPISANPEADKVQKSTSVRFAPMDDDDYDTKSRERLPSQATINETDNTVLVMTEFALNLLRIMRDIQSKGIFFEKDSKLTGSLKIGIAHGPVMAGVVGLSKPHYDIWGHTVNMASRMTSTGVLDGIHVTDSTSNILQDFNIRCTFRGMTFVKGVGQVPTYLVDLDENLHFQHISRNNDSHMGSIVSVQWLDEKRAEK; encoded by the exons ATGGATCCAGACCACAGCGAAAATGTAGTAGACTACCGCTCTCTGGGAAACATGCCGGGGTACGAGTGGAAACTCCTGCGG TACAAGTGCCGCGATTTGCGTTTGGAAGGCGTTTATCATCGGCACCTGCAGTTGGTTTCAGCGGCGGTTGTAACCCAACTTATTATAGTCATTGAAATTTTGATGCTCATTCATGTGATTTTGCTGTTCAGCGTGGTTAAG GACATTGATTTTCTCACTGTGCTTCCGTATTTCGCGGTCATGTTACTCACTCCATCTATTCTGATGCCCAGCAGGGAGTCCAACGTCGAGCAGTACGAAGTCATTGCCATTTTGGTCAGCTGTTTAATGGCCGTTCTTCTGACTGCGATGG ACTTGATACTGCCCATCTGTTACTTTCGTGCATTTAATCTGATACCAAATTTCGATCACGTAGTGATTGTCCTGGTCTACCTGATGTTTCCAATAGCCTTTGTGGAAAATGGCAGAGCTTACCTTTTGGGCCTAGCCGTTTCACTGGTGTACTTTGCTTACATGACGTTCATGGTCAACATCAACACACATGATGAAGTGTGGGAGCTAACGGCGTATGGGGCGTATCTGTTTTTTCTAAACATGCTGTCCATGTCCCTATCCGGATTCCGGGAGTACAACATGAGAAGCGGAATACTCAGTCGTTACCAGCTGGTGTACCAGAACTTGGTGCTTCAG ATGGCAATGAAACAGGAAAAGGCCTTGATGGACTCAATTATACCAGCAACGCTGGCGAGATTTTTGCAAGATACCATCGCCAGTCACATTGAAGAAGATCCGTCGAATCTTATTCCATTTACAAAAACACG ACATCTCTTTATGGAGCCCCATCCGGAAGTATCTATTCTAGAAGCCGATATGGTTGACTTTACGAATCTAACGACCACTATGGACGTTTCAGAACTTGTGGCCATTCTGCACGAGTTGTTCGTAAATTTCGATTTGGCCGCCAATCACAACAGGGCCACGCGCATCAAGTTCCTGGGCGACTCGTACACCTGCGTCACTGGGATTCCCAGCTACTTTGCTACCCACGCCAACGCCTGTGTGAACCAGGCTCTGGACATGATTGAGATAAGCCGCGAAGCCAGCCAGCGACGGAATAAGAGGATCGAACTTCGGGTCGGGGTGCACTCGGGAGAGATACTCGCTGGGATTATTGGGTTGACCAAGTGGCAGTTTGACATCTGGTCAAAGGACGTCGACATCACCAATCGGCTGGAGTCCTCCGGACTTCCTGGAAAGGTGCACATTTCTAGTCGCACACTGGGCTTGTTGGACAACCACTATGTGTATGAGGAGGGTACCGAGACGGCCAAACAGGATCCTCTCCTGCAACGTTCTAATCTAAGTACCTACCTAATAAGAAGTCGACTTCCAAATTTCGAGGACTCCGATGACTTGGAGGACGACAATATCTCGCAGAACGACTACAacttcagttttattttcacCCAGGATTACGAAGATATCCAGGTGAAGGCGCAGCGCGATATGATTCTCGAGGTGGAGCACATGCCGCTGAACCGAGTTCAGGCGTGCAAGATCAGACGCCCGCTGCACCGAATGGCTAAAAAGGACATCAACGAGGAGTATCGATTCCATCTGGAGTCGTACTACCTCTTTACCACTTTCCGCAGCTGGAAGATGGAATGGTCCTTCAGCAAAATGCGGGACCTGTTAATGAAATACAGCCTGGGGATGATGGTCTTAGCTGGAGCCACTATTATAGCTATGAACCTACTCCATAC AAAAGCAGCCATGGACTATACCATGTTGTTTGGTCTGTTTCTGCTCATACTCTTGGCACTCCTGCTGGCTTCCTATAAGAAACTTTGGCTTCGTGGCCGCCGACTCACGCCCATGACGCAACCCTCCACCTTCCTAAGTCGCTGGTTGATCAAGATCTCCAATCTGATCGAGATGTCGGTGTTCGTTAGGGTTCCATTGGGGATTGTCGTGCTGTTCATGCTGTATATAATGTCTTCGGCATCAGTG TTGTCTTGTGATATAGCCAGGCTTGAGCTGCAAATTATAGATTCCGAGTTGCACAACCTCAAGCCCCAGATGATTTGCTTCATGCCCTGG CCAGTGACGTATGCAGTAATCATTGTGCTTAGCCTTATGCTGGTCATCATTGGCATTCCGCTGATCATAAAGCTAACAGTGGGTCTGGCCATCGTAGGCTGCCATATGATCACGGTTTACGCCTACTACGGATTCGCCTTTGAGCGATCGGAAACCACCAATGTGGGCATGACATCGAGTCTGGCCCACAGCTGGTACCTGATTGCCTTCTTCATCATGGTGGTGGTGCGCGAGGGCAACCTCAACTACATCCTGAAGGCGAGCTACTT CATGAGCTTGTGTTTCGAAAAAAAGCACAAGCAGACCAAGGTCAAAACCCGCACCATCAAGATCATCATGGCCAACATACTGCCCACCCACGTGGCAGAGGTGTTCAAGGTGCGTCGACGCAGCGATCAACTGTACTATGAGAACTTCTCCCATGTGGCCGTGATGTTCGCCACCATCGAGAACTACGAGGCGGATCACTCGGGACTGCGGGCTCTCCACGAGATGATCTGCTACTTCGACGAACTCCTGCTTAACTACCAAACCTGGTACAAAATCGAGAAGATCAAGGTGATGGGCTGGACATACCTAGCGGCCTGCGGCCTGGACGTCGATCACTACACGGACCTTGCGGTCAGCGTTCCCATCTCAGCAAATCCCGAAGCCGATAAGGTCCAGAAATCga CTTCCGTTCGATTTGCCCCGATGGATGACGATGATTATGACACAAAGAGCAGGGAGCGGCTCCCCTCCCAGGCAACCATAAATGAGACTGACAATACAGTCCTGGTCATGACTGAATTCGCTTTGAATTTACTTCGCATCATGCGTGATATCCAGTCCAAGGGGATTTTCTTCGAAAAGGATTCTAAACTAACTGGCAGCTTAAAGATTG GCATCGCCCATGGACCTGTGATGGCCGGTGTTGTGGGGCTCTCCAAGCCGCACTACGACATCTGGGGACACACTGTCAACATGGCCTCCCGGATGACTTCTACGGGAGTGCTGGATGGCATTCACGTGACCGACAGCACCTCCAATATCCTGCAGGACTTTAACATTCGGTGCACTTTTCGAGGGATGACCTTTGTGAAGGGAGTGGGCCAAGTGCCCACTTACCTTGTCGACCTGGACGAGAACTTACACTTCCAACATATTAGCCGGAATAATGATTCGCACATGGGCAGCATTGTCTCCGTGCAGTGGTTGGATGAAAAAAGAGCTGAAAAATAG
- the LOC6532506 gene encoding adenylyl cyclase X E isoform X7, whose product MILEVEHMPLNRVQACKIRRPLHRMAKKDINEEYRFHLESYYLFTTFRSWKMEWSFSKMRDLLMKYSLGMMVLAGATIIAMNLLHTKAAMDYTMLFGLFLLILLALLLASYKKLWLRGRRLTPMTQPSTFLSRWLIKISNLIEMSVFVRVPLGIVVLFMLYIMSSASVLSCDIARLELQIIDSELHNLKPQMICFMPWPVTYAVIIVLSLMLVIIGIPLIIKLTVGLAIVGCHMITVYAYYGFAFERSETTNVGMTSSLAHSWYLIAFFIMVVVREGNLNYILKASYLYLYMSLCFEKKHKQTKVKTRTIKIIMANILPTHVAEVFKVRRRSDQLYYENFSHVAVMFATIENYEADHSGLRALHEMICYFDELLLNYQTWYKIEKIKVMGWTYLAACGLDVDHYTDLAVSVPISANPEADKVQKSTSVRFAPMDDDDYDTKSRERLPSQATINETDNTVLVMTEFALNLLRIMRDIQSKGIFFEKDSKLTGSLKIGIAHGPVMAGVVGLSKPHYDIWGHTVNMASRMTSTGVLDGIHVTDSTSNILQDFNIRCTFRGMTFVKGVGQVPTYLVDLDENLHFQHISRNNDSHMGSIVSVQWLDEKRAEK is encoded by the exons ATGATTCTCGAGGTGGAGCACATGCCGCTGAACCGAGTTCAGGCGTGCAAGATCAGACGCCCGCTGCACCGAATGGCTAAAAAGGACATCAACGAGGAGTATCGATTCCATCTGGAGTCGTACTACCTCTTTACCACTTTCCGCAGCTGGAAGATGGAATGGTCCTTCAGCAAAATGCGGGACCTGTTAATGAAATACAGCCTGGGGATGATGGTCTTAGCTGGAGCCACTATTATAGCTATGAACCTACTCCATAC AAAAGCAGCCATGGACTATACCATGTTGTTTGGTCTGTTTCTGCTCATACTCTTGGCACTCCTGCTGGCTTCCTATAAGAAACTTTGGCTTCGTGGCCGCCGACTCACGCCCATGACGCAACCCTCCACCTTCCTAAGTCGCTGGTTGATCAAGATCTCCAATCTGATCGAGATGTCGGTGTTCGTTAGGGTTCCATTGGGGATTGTCGTGCTGTTCATGCTGTATATAATGTCTTCGGCATCAGTG TTGTCTTGTGATATAGCCAGGCTTGAGCTGCAAATTATAGATTCCGAGTTGCACAACCTCAAGCCCCAGATGATTTGCTTCATGCCCTGG CCAGTGACGTATGCAGTAATCATTGTGCTTAGCCTTATGCTGGTCATCATTGGCATTCCGCTGATCATAAAGCTAACAGTGGGTCTGGCCATCGTAGGCTGCCATATGATCACGGTTTACGCCTACTACGGATTCGCCTTTGAGCGATCGGAAACCACCAATGTGGGCATGACATCGAGTCTGGCCCACAGCTGGTACCTGATTGCCTTCTTCATCATGGTGGTGGTGCGCGAGGGCAACCTCAACTACATCCTGAAGGCGAGCTACTTGTACTTATA CATGAGCTTGTGTTTCGAAAAAAAGCACAAGCAGACCAAGGTCAAAACCCGCACCATCAAGATCATCATGGCCAACATACTGCCCACCCACGTGGCAGAGGTGTTCAAGGTGCGTCGACGCAGCGATCAACTGTACTATGAGAACTTCTCCCATGTGGCCGTGATGTTCGCCACCATCGAGAACTACGAGGCGGATCACTCGGGACTGCGGGCTCTCCACGAGATGATCTGCTACTTCGACGAACTCCTGCTTAACTACCAAACCTGGTACAAAATCGAGAAGATCAAGGTGATGGGCTGGACATACCTAGCGGCCTGCGGCCTGGACGTCGATCACTACACGGACCTTGCGGTCAGCGTTCCCATCTCAGCAAATCCCGAAGCCGATAAGGTCCAGAAATCga CTTCCGTTCGATTTGCCCCGATGGATGACGATGATTATGACACAAAGAGCAGGGAGCGGCTCCCCTCCCAGGCAACCATAAATGAGACTGACAATACAGTCCTGGTCATGACTGAATTCGCTTTGAATTTACTTCGCATCATGCGTGATATCCAGTCCAAGGGGATTTTCTTCGAAAAGGATTCTAAACTAACTGGCAGCTTAAAGATTG GCATCGCCCATGGACCTGTGATGGCCGGTGTTGTGGGGCTCTCCAAGCCGCACTACGACATCTGGGGACACACTGTCAACATGGCCTCCCGGATGACTTCTACGGGAGTGCTGGATGGCATTCACGTGACCGACAGCACCTCCAATATCCTGCAGGACTTTAACATTCGGTGCACTTTTCGAGGGATGACCTTTGTGAAGGGAGTGGGCCAAGTGCCCACTTACCTTGTCGACCTGGACGAGAACTTACACTTCCAACATATTAGCCGGAATAATGATTCGCACATGGGCAGCATTGTCTCCGTGCAGTGGTTGGATGAAAAAAGAGCTGAAAAATAG